The following coding sequences are from one Paenibacillus tundrae window:
- a CDS encoding LLM class flavin-dependent oxidoreductase — protein MEIGISTFVETNPDVNTGELISHAQRIRDVVEEIVLADEVGLDVYGVGEHHRVDYAASSPAVILAAAASQTKNIRLTSAVTVLSSDDPVRVFQDFATLDGISNGRAEIMAGRGSFIESFPLFGYDLNDYDELFDEKLDLLLKLRDSEKVTWEGKHRPSFNNLGIYPRPVQEKLPVWIGSGGNQESVVRAGLLGLPLVLAIIGGRPVQFAPLVQLYKKAAAHAGHDASKLTVASHSHGFIADTMDEAVEKFFPPAQAVMNMLGRERGWGHYSRATFDAARSLEGALYVGDVETVAQKIIYLRKEVGITRFMLHTPLGTMPHNEVMRAIELLGKEVAPIVRKEIARWEAENGENN, from the coding sequence ATGGAAATCGGAATCAGTACATTTGTGGAGACGAACCCGGATGTAAATACAGGAGAATTAATCAGTCATGCACAGCGGATTCGCGACGTAGTTGAGGAAATTGTGTTGGCAGATGAGGTGGGACTGGATGTATACGGCGTAGGTGAACACCATCGTGTTGATTATGCCGCTTCATCACCTGCTGTTATTTTGGCAGCAGCAGCTTCACAGACGAAGAACATTCGGCTGACAAGTGCAGTAACGGTATTATCATCGGATGATCCGGTACGGGTATTTCAGGATTTTGCAACACTGGACGGCATTTCGAATGGTCGTGCAGAGATTATGGCTGGACGGGGATCATTTATCGAATCCTTCCCATTGTTCGGTTATGATCTGAACGATTACGACGAGTTGTTTGACGAGAAACTGGATCTATTGCTGAAATTGCGCGATTCGGAAAAAGTAACCTGGGAAGGCAAACACCGTCCTTCCTTCAACAACCTGGGCATCTATCCACGCCCGGTACAGGAGAAACTACCGGTATGGATCGGCAGTGGCGGTAACCAAGAATCCGTTGTTCGTGCAGGGCTGCTCGGCTTACCACTGGTGCTTGCTATTATTGGTGGTCGTCCAGTGCAATTCGCACCATTGGTACAGCTGTACAAGAAGGCAGCTGCTCATGCAGGGCATGACGCATCGAAACTGACTGTTGCTTCTCACTCTCATGGCTTTATTGCAGATACGATGGATGAAGCGGTAGAGAAATTCTTCCCACCAGCACAAGCGGTGATGAACATGCTGGGACGCGAACGTGGCTGGGGGCATTACAGCCGGGCAACGTTTGATGCGGCGCGTAGTCTGGAAGGCGCATTGTACGTGGGCGACGTGGAAACCGTAGCTCAGAAAATCATCTACCTGCGCAAAGAAGTGGGCATCACTCGCTTCATGCTGCACACCCCACTCGGCACAATGCCGCATAATGAGGTTATGCGTGCGATTGAGCTGTTGGGTAAAGAGGTTGCTCCAATCGTACGCAAGGAAATTGCACGTTGGGAAGCGGAGAACGGCGAGAATAACTAA
- a CDS encoding carcinine hydrolase/isopenicillin-N N-acyltransferase family protein codes for MSTAFTLQLQGTTWVCKNQDVIYDGVYLFTNQRGLSKTALMPPPSIPATWISVYGSLAISQVGKENPNGGINEAGLVVEQTTLWSSEYPTVDERPAISELQWIQYLLDTSRTVQEALKCVENIRIAQATSQLHYLIADRSGDYAIVEFISGQMFVHRRPLPFAVITNTAYGDAIHDLKAGQSEWASMTDYERNSMERLQTVNDALASTSPMLNAGNVMKLFDLLGSSSRPDTVYSLVYDLEHSEIHITTRNHANCIGKIRLKDFNFDKSSPAQVLDVQTGWGAHRALVFQDYSAELNMAAVRSFFRDPVLTSVFQWEISEELIHHIAHYPDSCV; via the coding sequence ATGAGCACGGCTTTCACACTGCAATTACAGGGAACAACTTGGGTATGCAAAAACCAGGATGTTATCTACGATGGTGTCTATCTGTTTACAAATCAACGAGGACTAAGCAAAACAGCCTTGATGCCACCGCCCTCAATTCCTGCAACTTGGATCTCCGTCTATGGCAGTCTTGCTATCTCTCAGGTAGGCAAAGAGAATCCGAATGGGGGAATAAATGAAGCGGGTCTTGTTGTTGAACAAACAACACTTTGGTCAAGTGAATATCCAACAGTTGATGAGCGTCCTGCAATAAGTGAGTTGCAGTGGATACAGTATCTTCTGGATACTAGCCGTACGGTTCAGGAAGCGTTGAAATGTGTTGAAAATATTCGCATAGCCCAGGCTACATCTCAACTGCATTATTTAATTGCGGATCGTAGCGGAGATTACGCCATCGTTGAATTTATTAGTGGTCAGATGTTTGTGCACCGCAGACCGTTACCGTTTGCTGTGATTACCAATACAGCTTACGGTGATGCAATTCATGATTTGAAGGCAGGACAGAGTGAGTGGGCATCTATGACGGATTATGAGCGGAATTCGATGGAGCGTCTCCAAACGGTCAACGACGCTCTTGCTAGTACGAGTCCTATGCTAAACGCTGGAAACGTAATGAAGCTTTTTGATCTGCTAGGTTCCTCTAGCCGTCCAGACACCGTTTATTCTTTGGTATATGATCTCGAACATTCTGAGATTCATATAACAACTAGAAATCACGCGAATTGTATTGGAAAGATACGACTGAAGGATTTTAACTTTGATAAGTCTTCACCTGCTCAAGTATTAGATGTGCAAACGGGATGGGGAGCACATAGAGCATTGGTTTTCCAAGATTATTCGGCTGAGCTGAATATGGCAGCAGTGCGTTCCTTTTTCCGAGATCCTGTATTAACGTCTGTGTTCCAATGGGAGATTTCCGAGGAACTGATTCATCATATAGCTCATTATCCCGATTCTTGTGTCTGA
- a CDS encoding YfbM family protein, with translation MGMSGRYVVVTDELVESIKAGEVSVHDCPVDLDIDKVWQMLQFTLTGKMAEGEPPLGYVVPLAGEQYLGNYSDMDLFLLTNEQVLEAYMAMEQLDRDELKARFSLQDMMDKDVYPVMEGWDEEATFQEIIQTLDEVQALYQATAGSGNGIVFYIF, from the coding sequence ATGGGAATGTCCGGCAGATATGTTGTGGTTACCGACGAATTAGTTGAATCCATCAAGGCGGGAGAAGTCAGTGTACACGATTGCCCCGTCGATCTTGATATTGATAAAGTGTGGCAGATGTTGCAGTTCACGTTGACGGGGAAAATGGCAGAAGGTGAGCCACCTCTCGGTTACGTGGTGCCGCTTGCAGGTGAGCAATATCTGGGGAATTACTCGGATATGGATCTGTTTCTACTTACGAACGAACAGGTATTGGAAGCCTATATGGCGATGGAGCAACTGGATCGCGATGAATTGAAGGCGCGTTTCAGCTTACAGGACATGATGGATAAAGACGTCTATCCTGTGATGGAAGGCTGGGATGAAGAGGCAACATTTCAAGAGATCATTCAGACCTTGGATGAGGTTCAGGCATTATACCAAGCGACGGCTGGGAGCGGAAACGGGATAGTCTTTTATATTTTCTAG
- a CDS encoding DUF4385 domain-containing protein — translation MKKFDYDLNYKELDLRKQPELYTVGRGEQGVLMVEPYKSEILPHWRFKTPEIATESSQKIYALFLEYKEQGDFVGMDMARKFLQMGYTRARRYTNHKGGRKYSKEDGSILPYQNDKVKAEAAAIFKAQWEIAKSDSDYVQMKKEHRENYEQADE, via the coding sequence ATGAAAAAGTTCGATTACGATCTGAATTACAAGGAGCTTGACCTGCGCAAGCAACCTGAACTGTATACCGTAGGACGCGGAGAGCAAGGTGTACTCATGGTTGAACCATACAAAAGCGAGATCCTTCCGCATTGGCGGTTCAAAACACCAGAGATTGCAACCGAATCCTCGCAGAAGATCTATGCGCTCTTTTTGGAGTATAAAGAACAAGGAGATTTTGTGGGGATGGACATGGCTCGCAAGTTCCTTCAGATGGGGTACACCCGAGCCAGAAGATATACCAACCATAAAGGTGGACGCAAGTATTCGAAGGAAGATGGCTCCATTCTGCCGTATCAGAACGATAAGGTAAAAGCAGAGGCCGCAGCTATTTTCAAAGCACAATGGGAGATTGCCAAGTCTGATTCCGATTATGTGCAAATGAAGAAGGAGCACCGGGAAAACTACGAACAAGCCGACGAGTAG
- a CDS encoding zinc ribbon domain-containing protein YjdM, which produces MSNLPNCPKCNSEYTYEDGNLLVCPECAHEWSLDAENENTEDSKVVRDANGNVLNDGDTVTVIKDLKVKGSSLVVKQGTKVKNIRLIDGDHDIDCKIDSLGAMKLKSEFVKKI; this is translated from the coding sequence ATGTCGAATTTGCCTAATTGCCCGAAATGTAATTCCGAGTACACTTACGAGGACGGCAACTTGTTGGTTTGTCCAGAATGTGCTCATGAATGGTCTTTGGATGCTGAGAACGAGAATACAGAGGATAGCAAAGTTGTGCGGGATGCGAACGGAAATGTGCTGAATGATGGTGATACGGTAACGGTCATCAAAGACCTGAAGGTGAAAGGCAGCTCACTCGTCGTGAAGCAGGGCACCAAGGTGAAGAATATCCGTCTGATCGACGGAGATCATGATATTGATTGCAAAATCGATAGCCTAGGTGCGATGAAGCTCAAGTCCGAATTTGTAAAGAAAATCTAG
- a CDS encoding CPBP family intramembrane glutamic endopeptidase: protein MPLDRSYSLKEVIKQLGLILLLPAIFFIITSLILEMLGVKNVDSTFVFILFQIITYTWFLALNPRFREYIRDPLCSKVKIRTAAFYIIAGFVLMALTSVLILGTGIETNEGQRHLFESSDLRSAVTFQTIIAVIAIGLIIPFFEELLFRGLLFTTLSNKYGAWWALIISSVIFGMLHGGVFIATSIFGLVFGYIFYKTKSLIPGIILHMIWNSLSVFIT from the coding sequence ATGCCGCTAGACAGAAGTTACAGTTTGAAAGAGGTAATTAAACAACTAGGATTAATACTGCTACTGCCTGCAATCTTTTTTATCATTACATCCTTAATATTAGAGATGTTAGGCGTGAAAAATGTAGATTCAACGTTTGTATTCATATTGTTTCAAATCATAACGTATACGTGGTTTCTTGCGCTTAATCCAAGGTTCAGAGAATACATACGTGATCCTCTATGCTCCAAAGTAAAGATAAGAACGGCTGCCTTCTATATCATCGCTGGGTTCGTATTGATGGCACTAACTTCAGTGCTAATCTTAGGAACTGGAATAGAAACAAATGAGGGTCAGCGTCATCTCTTCGAATCGAGTGATCTTCGTTCAGCCGTGACGTTTCAGACGATCATTGCTGTCATAGCCATTGGTCTTATTATTCCGTTCTTCGAGGAACTGCTGTTTAGAGGATTGCTCTTCACGACACTTTCCAATAAATATGGAGCATGGTGGGCATTAATCATCTCTTCGGTGATCTTTGGTATGCTGCACGGTGGTGTTTTTATAGCTACGTCCATTTTTGGACTCGTGTTTGGCTACATTTTTTATAAAACAAAATCACTGATCCCAGGGATTATACTCCATATGATCTGGAACTCATTAAGTGTGTTTATCACATAA
- a CDS encoding RNA polymerase sigma factor, translating to MSDKELFEMYNKDVYRTCYYMLHHAQDAEDVCHDVFITVFRQDWRKVEYMKTWLMRITVNHCLNFLKKKRSAKEREKKQFMLTAQTTAHSADQAMEQLEESEAWKQWIHELPEKIRSAILLRYVNELSLSEAAEILEVPIGTVKSRVYKGLRLLRKKWEKARKLHQKGEVYGEKYRKSIVSSSEK from the coding sequence GTGAGCGATAAAGAATTGTTCGAGATGTACAACAAGGATGTGTACCGCACCTGTTATTACATGCTCCATCATGCGCAGGATGCGGAGGACGTGTGCCACGATGTGTTCATCACCGTATTTCGGCAGGACTGGAGAAAGGTTGAATATATGAAGACGTGGTTGATGAGAATCACGGTAAACCATTGTCTTAACTTTCTGAAGAAGAAGCGCTCTGCTAAAGAGCGGGAGAAGAAGCAGTTTATGCTCACAGCGCAGACCACAGCTCATTCCGCAGATCAGGCAATGGAACAACTAGAGGAATCGGAAGCGTGGAAACAATGGATTCATGAATTACCCGAGAAGATACGTTCAGCTATATTGTTGCGGTATGTGAATGAACTGAGTTTGTCAGAAGCTGCCGAGATTCTAGAAGTGCCGATCGGAACGGTGAAATCCAGAGTGTATAAAGGGCTACGGCTATTACGAAAGAAATGGGAAAAGGCCAGAAAGCTCCACCAGAAAGGGGAAGTGTATGGTGAAAAGTACAGAAAATCTATTGTCTCATCATCTGAAAAATGA
- a CDS encoding DUF4179 domain-containing protein, with protein MVKSTENLLSHHLKNDKDISYPDFDAMWNQISQDQERCPALHVSGTREYAGRRIQFKKTVLVGTAAVVLLATPVYAAVHYNWDDLLDGRSGIQHALQMELGQQLDQSMTLDGVTLTLDTAFTDDNRTVILYTLDPGKYTGDNIEFSSIGLQGEDGKLIEGRYNHVYDSDESKFKGYFETEWTPQGKLADVHFTVGGIQMLVPTEAPLTIDPLQKDVQTFNIDKDGLGTLEVSAFNDKQNQVMLSTSLTFGQPEVRDYAFPQVIIYDHDGNVIKESTGGVFGTPGDHGEYTAEQYYSLETLKQSAASYVLAYNRQESQVDQAFTIDIQLDKTEMLSGTSTRALNLPMEGLLEGALIKEAIITPTQIRVIISHQEKYMSLPYVNYTLDVEGATLHGGLMNSGLEYETELRFEITPGMEVNQDTPITLIASHKINRFHGEFEPVTLTQISEKPQQLDTVLGGYVVHWTYYRKDGDLYVERYSDDPQFGGVNQTYMIENGKRNYGKMSKVQFSGYGDNKGIDQYKQYTSDTATVYPWAYSTEEPERKVSVQLQERTKKH; from the coding sequence ATGGTGAAAAGTACAGAAAATCTATTGTCTCATCATCTGAAAAATGATAAAGATATCTCTTATCCTGATTTTGATGCAATGTGGAATCAGATTAGCCAGGATCAAGAACGTTGTCCCGCATTACATGTGTCAGGAACCAGGGAATACGCAGGACGACGTATACAATTCAAGAAGACGGTCCTGGTTGGAACAGCCGCAGTTGTGTTGTTGGCAACACCAGTATATGCCGCAGTTCATTATAACTGGGATGATCTTCTGGATGGCAGAAGTGGGATTCAGCATGCTTTACAGATGGAGCTTGGACAGCAGCTTGACCAGTCGATGACGTTAGACGGAGTAACGTTGACGCTGGATACTGCTTTTACAGATGATAACCGTACTGTCATCTTGTATACACTTGATCCGGGGAAGTATACGGGCGACAACATCGAGTTCTCCTCTATCGGTCTTCAGGGCGAGGATGGCAAGCTGATTGAGGGCAGGTATAACCATGTATATGACTCAGATGAAAGCAAGTTTAAGGGATACTTTGAGACCGAGTGGACACCCCAAGGCAAGCTTGCAGATGTTCACTTTACCGTGGGCGGCATTCAGATGTTAGTTCCTACAGAGGCTCCACTTACCATCGATCCGTTGCAAAAGGATGTGCAGACCTTCAACATCGATAAGGATGGTCTGGGAACGTTAGAAGTGAGTGCGTTCAATGACAAGCAAAATCAGGTGATGTTGTCGACGTCTCTGACTTTTGGGCAACCTGAGGTTCGTGACTATGCCTTCCCACAGGTGATTATCTACGATCATGATGGAAATGTAATCAAGGAAAGCACCGGAGGTGTCTTTGGTACACCGGGCGATCATGGCGAATACACAGCAGAGCAGTACTATAGCCTAGAGACGTTGAAGCAATCGGCTGCATCCTATGTGCTGGCTTATAATAGACAGGAAAGTCAGGTGGATCAAGCCTTCACCATCGACATCCAGTTGGATAAGACGGAGATGCTCAGTGGAACGAGTACAAGAGCACTGAATTTACCTATGGAAGGTCTGCTCGAAGGAGCGCTAATCAAAGAAGCTATTATTACCCCTACACAGATCAGAGTGATTATTAGTCACCAGGAGAAATACATGTCATTACCCTATGTGAATTACACACTGGATGTGGAGGGAGCGACGTTGCACGGTGGGTTGATGAACAGTGGCCTGGAGTATGAAACGGAGCTTCGTTTTGAAATAACGCCGGGTATGGAAGTGAATCAGGACACCCCGATCACCTTGATCGCCAGTCACAAAATCAACCGATTCCACGGTGAGTTTGAGCCAGTTACGTTGACACAGATCAGTGAGAAGCCACAACAATTGGATACCGTGCTCGGGGGTTACGTTGTTCATTGGACATATTATCGCAAAGACGGGGATCTATACGTGGAGCGATACAGCGACGATCCTCAGTTTGGCGGGGTGAATCAGACATATATGATCGAGAACGGAAAACGAAACTACGGCAAAATGTCCAAGGTTCAATTCTCCGGTTATGGCGATAACAAGGGCATTGATCAATACAAGCAATACACATCCGATACGGCAACCGTATACCCTTGGGCGTATAGCACAGAGGAGCCTGAACGCAAAGTATCAGTTCAGTTGCAAGAGAGAACGAAAAAACATTGA
- a CDS encoding class I SAM-dependent methyltransferase yields MKRERIIDYYSGFDEWGRLEREPFEFIVNMHYIKEHLPAGGCILDNGAGPGKYAMELAKLGYRVTLSDLTPVSVDIAQQKAQELGLMQQFDGFHVLDATSLSGIADETYDASLMLGPLYHLQTEAERAAAVQELHRVTKRGGVVYIAMQSRMRMSINSLRSPQQWRPNDHMGAIRSFVEKGIFDHQDKGRFTGAYYFNIQEVTPFLEQHGFATEALIGSSSLGAMLTDEQQQYWRDRGEYDELIGYMIEAAKDPSILGISSHLLYIGRKK; encoded by the coding sequence ATGAAGAGAGAGCGTATTATTGATTACTATTCAGGTTTCGATGAGTGGGGAAGGCTGGAACGAGAACCGTTTGAATTCATCGTCAATATGCATTACATCAAGGAGCATCTTCCGGCTGGCGGTTGTATTCTCGATAATGGTGCTGGGCCAGGGAAATATGCCATGGAGCTGGCTAAGTTGGGGTATCGCGTTACTTTGTCTGATCTGACACCAGTATCGGTGGATATTGCACAGCAGAAGGCGCAGGAGCTCGGCTTGATGCAGCAATTTGATGGATTCCATGTGCTGGATGCAACTTCGCTCTCAGGTATCGCGGACGAAACTTATGATGCATCTCTCATGCTGGGGCCATTATATCATCTACAGACCGAGGCGGAGCGAGCGGCGGCTGTACAGGAGTTGCATCGGGTGACCAAACGGGGAGGCGTGGTGTACATCGCGATGCAAAGCCGAATGCGCATGAGTATTAATTCGCTACGCTCACCGCAGCAATGGAGGCCGAACGATCATATGGGAGCGATCCGTTCTTTTGTAGAAAAGGGAATATTCGATCATCAGGATAAGGGACGATTTACGGGAGCCTACTACTTCAACATTCAGGAGGTCACCCCGTTCTTGGAACAGCATGGCTTCGCGACAGAAGCGTTAATTGGTTCATCCAGCCTAGGTGCCATGCTCACAGATGAGCAGCAACAATACTGGCGGGATCGCGGCGAATATGATGAACTGATCGGTTATATGATTGAAGCGGCGAAAGACCCGTCGATCTTGGGCATCTCTTCACATCTGTTGTACATCGGGAGGAAAAAGTAG
- a CDS encoding carboxylesterase/lipase family protein has translation MRELQVETKYGTVQGELLHGTRVWKGIPYAKPPVGELRFQAPVPPESWDGIRQATQFGPENIQPRHESDWTGGQRPVESEDSLYLNIWAPEKESTNPLPVMVWIHGGSFVSGSGSQPMYDGTQLAHRGDVIVVTINYRLGPLGFLHMAPLGESYVTNAGLLDQAAALQWVKDNISTFGGDANNVTVFGESAGSMSIAALMAIPAAKGLFNRAIMQSGASQFITAEQASAMREGMLKILGVEPDNLQKLRTISAEEIIAAGQTLKQQIGAGMALLFQPVLDGNTLPQAPLEAVNVGFAQDIPVLIGTTLHEGALFIQPHVPFSPEIDMVQGVDFMAPDLENRVAIADRYPKTADGQAQVMTDLFFWRSSLQYAAAQQKHAPVWMYRFDWVMPEHPLLKRAIHSIEMFFVFNTLPVLKFMNAEPDEAAAELALKVQDAWISFAKHGKPETAGIAWPAYKQDRATLIFNHEIEIVHDPEASKRELLGL, from the coding sequence ATGAGAGAACTTCAAGTTGAAACGAAGTATGGTACAGTTCAAGGCGAGCTTTTGCATGGTACACGTGTGTGGAAAGGTATCCCGTATGCCAAACCGCCAGTAGGGGAGTTGCGTTTTCAAGCGCCAGTACCACCGGAATCATGGGATGGAATCAGACAGGCTACACAATTTGGGCCTGAGAATATACAGCCTCGCCACGAATCAGATTGGACAGGTGGGCAACGGCCAGTGGAATCAGAAGACAGTCTATATCTGAACATCTGGGCACCGGAAAAAGAAAGCACTAATCCTCTACCGGTTATGGTATGGATTCATGGGGGCTCATTCGTATCGGGCTCAGGCAGTCAGCCGATGTACGATGGGACACAATTGGCTCATAGAGGCGATGTTATCGTTGTCACCATCAACTACCGACTCGGACCACTCGGTTTCCTGCATATGGCTCCACTCGGTGAGTCCTATGTAACGAATGCAGGTCTGCTTGATCAGGCGGCAGCTCTACAGTGGGTGAAGGACAATATCTCGACGTTTGGCGGGGATGCGAACAATGTTACGGTATTCGGAGAATCGGCAGGTAGCATGAGTATCGCAGCTCTAATGGCTATACCTGCGGCTAAAGGATTGTTTAACCGTGCCATCATGCAAAGTGGAGCTTCACAGTTCATAACTGCAGAACAAGCATCTGCGATGCGTGAGGGGATGTTGAAGATTCTTGGCGTTGAGCCAGACAATCTGCAAAAACTGAGAACTATTTCGGCAGAGGAGATTATCGCAGCAGGTCAGACCCTTAAACAGCAGATCGGTGCTGGGATGGCTCTGTTATTCCAGCCTGTACTGGATGGCAATACCCTACCCCAGGCTCCTCTTGAAGCGGTGAACGTAGGTTTCGCGCAGGACATTCCGGTATTAATTGGAACAACACTGCATGAAGGTGCGCTATTTATCCAGCCACATGTGCCTTTCTCACCCGAGATTGATATGGTACAAGGTGTGGACTTTATGGCACCAGATCTGGAGAACCGTGTGGCGATTGCAGATCGTTATCCCAAAACGGCGGATGGCCAAGCTCAGGTGATGACGGATCTCTTCTTCTGGCGCTCATCGTTGCAGTATGCGGCAGCTCAGCAAAAGCACGCACCCGTCTGGATGTATCGCTTCGATTGGGTGATGCCAGAGCATCCATTGTTAAAAAGAGCCATTCACAGTATTGAAATGTTCTTCGTGTTCAATACATTACCTGTATTGAAATTCATGAATGCCGAGCCGGACGAGGCAGCAGCAGAGCTTGCACTCAAGGTACAGGATGCCTGGATTTCCTTTGCCAAGCACGGTAAGCCAGAGACGGCGGGCATAGCTTGGCCTGCATATAAACAGGATCGCGCAACGTTAATTTTCAACCATGAGATTGAAATTGTGCATGATCCTGAAGCGTCTAAGCGGGAGTTACTAGGTCTATAA
- a CDS encoding VanZ family protein: protein MSSYVFPVQAALAIFVVMSMFLLVPWLIYGYRKDGFFSWSRFLVSFSFIFYILAAYCLVILPLPSTRNTCAQQAADTIYYNLVPFTFVKDIMRETPIVWSQPSTYLGMIQGRAFLQVLFNILLLMPLGVYLRYFLQKRSYWKVALFGGFGLSLFFELTQLTGLYGYYTCPYRLFDVDDLLANTSGAVLGYLVAPILLALFPSRASIQAKSEQIVEQNRVYPVAKLLAIMIDGIVVVFIANVMSIFTDANVINDVLNTSIGMFIVLFCVPWLRNGVTPGSVILKFRYVNQQTGEPAYTSIFKRFIALYVPWLSFAIIRLVNDYAFQNTHDGLLQPYLIWLSVGMVILYMIVSLILIIHVLMVLFSGGKRSFYFDEVSHTRASRK, encoded by the coding sequence ATGTCTTCCTATGTATTTCCTGTACAGGCGGCATTGGCTATCTTTGTCGTCATGTCCATGTTCCTGCTTGTTCCGTGGCTGATCTACGGTTATCGCAAAGACGGCTTTTTTAGCTGGTCTCGCTTTCTCGTTAGCTTTTCGTTTATCTTCTACATTCTGGCTGCCTACTGTCTCGTTATCCTTCCTTTGCCATCCACACGAAACACCTGTGCGCAGCAAGCGGCTGATACGATCTATTACAACCTTGTCCCGTTCACGTTTGTGAAGGACATTATGCGAGAGACACCCATCGTATGGTCACAGCCCTCCACCTATCTCGGTATGATTCAGGGTAGAGCATTCTTGCAGGTTTTGTTTAATATTCTACTGCTTATGCCGCTGGGTGTTTACCTTCGGTACTTCTTACAAAAAAGATCTTACTGGAAAGTTGCCCTGTTCGGGGGATTCGGACTATCCCTATTCTTCGAACTAACGCAGCTCACGGGACTCTACGGTTATTACACCTGTCCTTACCGTCTGTTTGATGTGGATGATCTGTTAGCCAACACGTCAGGCGCGGTACTTGGATATCTCGTTGCTCCCATTCTACTGGCGCTGTTTCCTTCACGGGCAAGCATCCAGGCGAAAAGCGAACAGATTGTGGAGCAGAACCGCGTATATCCTGTGGCAAAATTGCTCGCAATAATGATTGATGGGATCGTGGTTGTATTTATCGCCAATGTGATGTCGATCTTCACCGATGCTAATGTAATCAACGATGTGTTGAACACCTCCATAGGTATGTTTATTGTATTGTTCTGTGTTCCATGGCTGCGAAACGGAGTAACTCCAGGCTCAGTCATCCTGAAGTTCCGTTATGTTAATCAACAAACGGGTGAACCTGCGTATACCTCTATATTCAAAAGGTTCATTGCACTCTACGTTCCGTGGCTGTCATTTGCAATCATTCGGTTAGTTAACGACTATGCCTTCCAAAATACGCATGACGGGCTGCTTCAGCCTTATCTAATCTGGCTGTCTGTCGGGATGGTTATCCTGTACATGATCGTTTCGTTGATCCTCATCATTCATGTACTCATGGTGCTGTTCTCTGGAGGCAAACGTTCCTTCTACTTTGACGAGGTATCCCATACACGCGCCTCTAGGAAATAG